In one window of Bdellovibrio bacteriovorus W DNA:
- a CDS encoding hypothetical protein (COG2029 Uncharacterized conserved protein) — protein MQSLFIPKSFPYDGTQLSSLFAYLNHNILGPSIVSWRGQCNISPEHMVDGEDLLANAEIAGDEMLHFIIEVFDRDLFSAVSLQRLFASIVRDYLQEASSELQKKATLVRDGDDLYLGDRKLSISIATRSPVSVMIHFAMNITNEGTPVKTLCLGDLKLKPEVVAEDLMQKFKVEYESILKATMKVRPVN, from the coding sequence ATGCAAAGTCTTTTTATTCCTAAAAGTTTTCCCTATGACGGGACTCAACTTTCAAGTCTATTTGCTTATTTGAATCATAATATTTTAGGACCATCAATAGTGTCGTGGAGAGGGCAATGCAATATCTCTCCGGAGCATATGGTGGATGGTGAAGATCTTTTAGCAAATGCAGAGATTGCCGGCGATGAGATGCTTCATTTTATTATCGAAGTTTTTGACCGTGATTTATTTTCAGCAGTGAGCTTACAGAGATTGTTTGCATCAATCGTTCGTGACTATCTTCAAGAGGCATCGTCTGAGTTACAGAAGAAGGCGACTCTTGTACGTGATGGAGACGATTTGTATTTAGGCGATCGCAAGTTGAGTATCAGCATTGCGACACGCTCTCCAGTGTCAGTGATGATTCATTTTGCGATGAATATTACGAATGAAGGCACTCCTGTGAAAACTCTTTGTCTTGGTGATCTGAAACTGAAGCCAGAAGTGGTTGCAGAAGATTTGATGCAAAAGTTTAAGGTGGAATATGAATCCATCTTAAAGGCGACGATGAAAGTCCGCCCTGTTAATTAG
- a CDS encoding single-strand DNA-specific exonuclease (COG0608 Single-stranded DNA-specific exonuclease) has product MTMSRLWKAREILNEAIAPKSVSGQWPSLIGKILAARGFFETDAVESLLFPKLSSLKDPLELKGMEKALERLGRAYLNKEKICIYADFDLDGTSGLALLKQGLLALGFPEVLHYQPKRLSEGYGFHVAAVEDLHRQGVSVIITVDVGITAHAAVNRAQELGVDVILTDHHLPADSVPEAYVIVNPNQGDCPSGLGYLCGAGVAFYLLRGLKRYFHDHPDLPKNDWDLKEVLDYFTIGTLTDMVPLVDDNRVLVKHGLVKLENTDKAGLRALLEELDLVNRPLTSQDVAIRFAPKLNALSRMESGVLPVDIFLLEDAAKARSLVREVMKNNSTRVQLQSSAETEAMDLLKDWPHEEFVFVASQNFHRGIVGLIATKLSQVYNKPAFVGSVGSDGMIVGSARLPGGLEACLVTAMGEASEILSRFGGHSAAAGFEIAESRVPIFLEKLAGHFNDLKEKPKPLEIFYDVDARLSDVGIQLMKWYDFVGPFGAGFTIPVIHFSQIQILSVRELKGGHLRLRVSDQTEGSAMEALLFTPTPQQVECLQSAPGLFNVLGELQWNYFGGQKTVQILVKDLQVHPR; this is encoded by the coding sequence ATGACGATGAGTCGTCTTTGGAAAGCTCGTGAGATATTAAATGAGGCCATTGCTCCGAAAAGTGTATCGGGGCAGTGGCCTTCTCTTATTGGTAAGATTTTAGCCGCAAGAGGTTTCTTTGAAACTGACGCTGTAGAAAGTCTCCTCTTTCCGAAGCTCTCTAGCTTGAAAGATCCTTTAGAGCTTAAAGGGATGGAAAAGGCCCTTGAGCGCCTAGGACGGGCCTATCTCAATAAAGAAAAAATTTGTATCTATGCGGATTTCGATCTGGATGGCACTTCGGGCTTGGCTCTGTTGAAGCAAGGCCTTTTGGCTTTGGGTTTTCCCGAAGTTTTACATTATCAGCCGAAGCGTCTTTCTGAAGGTTATGGGTTTCACGTCGCAGCGGTAGAAGACCTGCACCGCCAAGGCGTGAGCGTGATCATCACGGTGGATGTAGGGATTACGGCCCATGCCGCTGTTAATCGTGCTCAAGAACTTGGAGTCGATGTTATTCTAACGGATCATCACTTGCCAGCGGACTCTGTTCCTGAAGCCTATGTGATTGTTAATCCGAATCAAGGGGATTGTCCTTCAGGCTTGGGATACTTATGTGGCGCCGGAGTGGCCTTTTATCTTTTAAGAGGTTTAAAGCGTTACTTTCATGATCACCCAGATTTGCCAAAAAACGATTGGGATCTTAAAGAGGTACTTGATTATTTTACTATAGGTACCTTAACGGACATGGTTCCTCTCGTAGATGATAATCGTGTTTTGGTAAAGCATGGCTTGGTGAAGCTTGAAAACACCGATAAGGCCGGACTTCGAGCTTTACTTGAAGAGTTAGATCTTGTGAATCGTCCACTGACCAGTCAGGACGTGGCGATTCGTTTTGCTCCCAAATTAAATGCACTCTCTAGAATGGAATCGGGCGTTTTACCTGTGGATATTTTCCTTTTGGAAGATGCTGCTAAAGCGCGCTCTTTAGTGCGAGAAGTGATGAAGAACAATTCCACACGCGTTCAACTTCAGTCCTCTGCAGAGACTGAGGCGATGGATTTGTTAAAAGACTGGCCTCATGAAGAATTTGTTTTTGTAGCTTCTCAAAATTTTCACCGCGGAATTGTCGGTTTGATCGCCACAAAATTAAGTCAGGTCTATAATAAGCCTGCTTTTGTGGGCTCGGTGGGAAGCGACGGAATGATTGTAGGAAGCGCAAGACTCCCTGGGGGACTTGAAGCTTGTCTGGTGACAGCTATGGGTGAGGCTTCCGAAATTCTCAGTCGCTTCGGAGGGCACTCGGCGGCGGCAGGTTTTGAAATTGCCGAGAGTCGTGTTCCTATTTTCCTAGAAAAACTTGCGGGTCACTTCAATGATCTTAAAGAAAAACCAAAGCCGCTCGAAATTTTCTACGACGTGGATGCAAGGTTGTCAGATGTCGGTATCCAACTGATGAAATGGTACGACTTTGTAGGTCCTTTTGGGGCAGGGTTCACGATCCCTGTGATTCATTTTTCTCAGATTCAGATCCTATCCGTTCGCGAGCTTAAGGGTGGTCATTTGAGGCTGCGTGTTTCTGATCAAACGGAGGGGAGTGCTATGGAGGCTTTGCTATTTACTCCTACACCTCAGCAGGTGGAGTGTTTGCAAAGTGCGCCGGGGTTGTTTAATGTCTTAGGTGAGCTGCAGTGGAATTACTTCGGCGGGCAGAAAACAGTTCAAATTCTTGTAAAAGATTTGCAAGTACACCCAAGGTAA
- a CDS encoding Na/Pi-cotransporter family protein (COG1283 Na+/phosphate symporter) has product MIDTNNSYFILLFSGVALFLYGMGLASSSLEKLMAGKITGLLNRLSQSRFLAILTGVILTTLMQSSGAVTSMLVGLGSAKVINLRQVMGVIIGTAIGTTLTVQFISLDIGQFALPVFAIAFAVHFKSKKTVFKNLSMVFMGFGLLFFGLNMISTSANHFAQNPMMTDLFQNLRANPAYSLLISIVFCAFVQSSAVTIGLAMSLASVDAISFYDAILWVYGANIGTTSVALIAAAGGNYIGRQVAWAHFFYKTISVIIFYPFTQIFIDFLGSYDTTVSRSIANAHLIFNVASSIIFYPFINKGAALIEKMFPKSASEEFGTEFVKLNNYQSSALAISYASREIMRTADLVLDMANDSIKLFDSNDPVDFDAIREKDNQIDFLYREIKMFLLDRANKSNNVVHQNIMDMIMFLSDLERAADAIDLNIAQLAMKKNTLKLEFSKDGWQEICKMHSEVMKVASMAINAYQNRELCDEAIRLKRELAKIEISLRENHISRLNRGLVSSINTSSIHLDLLSEYRRFASLLCNHAYNQKGSAS; this is encoded by the coding sequence ATGATCGACACAAATAATTCCTACTTCATTCTTCTCTTTAGTGGCGTCGCACTTTTCCTTTATGGAATGGGTTTGGCTTCTTCTTCACTTGAAAAACTGATGGCGGGAAAGATCACTGGACTGCTCAATCGCCTTTCGCAGAGCCGTTTCTTGGCAATCCTTACCGGCGTCATTTTAACGACTCTGATGCAGAGCTCGGGAGCCGTCACTTCCATGCTCGTCGGTTTAGGCTCCGCAAAGGTCATCAACCTTCGACAAGTGATGGGTGTGATCATTGGGACAGCCATTGGTACAACTCTGACAGTTCAGTTCATCTCGCTCGATATTGGCCAGTTCGCCCTGCCTGTTTTTGCTATTGCGTTTGCTGTCCATTTTAAGTCGAAGAAAACTGTTTTCAAAAATCTTTCCATGGTCTTTATGGGATTTGGATTATTGTTCTTCGGACTGAACATGATCTCAACATCTGCCAATCATTTTGCACAAAACCCAATGATGACGGATCTCTTTCAAAATTTAAGAGCAAACCCCGCCTACTCTCTGCTGATTTCTATTGTGTTTTGCGCCTTCGTTCAAAGCAGTGCCGTCACCATCGGTCTCGCAATGAGTCTTGCAAGTGTTGATGCGATCAGTTTCTATGATGCTATTTTATGGGTTTATGGAGCTAACATTGGTACTACGTCTGTGGCTCTTATCGCCGCGGCAGGCGGCAACTATATTGGTCGCCAAGTTGCTTGGGCCCATTTCTTTTATAAGACAATCAGCGTGATTATCTTCTATCCCTTCACGCAAATCTTTATTGATTTCTTAGGGTCCTACGACACAACAGTTTCACGTTCTATCGCCAATGCGCATTTAATTTTCAACGTCGCCTCTTCAATTATCTTCTATCCATTTATCAATAAGGGCGCTGCTCTCATTGAAAAGATGTTCCCCAAATCTGCGTCTGAAGAGTTCGGCACTGAGTTCGTAAAGCTCAATAACTATCAAAGTTCCGCACTCGCTATTTCCTATGCCAGCCGTGAAATTATGCGCACAGCAGATCTCGTTCTCGACATGGCGAATGACTCGATCAAGCTTTTTGACTCCAACGATCCAGTGGACTTCGATGCCATTCGCGAAAAAGATAATCAGATCGACTTTCTATACCGAGAAATTAAAATGTTCTTGCTAGATCGCGCGAACAAATCCAACAACGTGGTTCACCAGAACATCATGGATATGATCATGTTCTTAAGTGACTTAGAAAGAGCCGCTGATGCGATTGATTTAAATATCGCTCAACTCGCGATGAAGAAGAACACTCTTAAGTTAGAGTTCTCTAAGGATGGATGGCAGGAAATCTGCAAAATGCACTCTGAAGTTATGAAAGTGGCTTCGATGGCTATTAATGCCTACCAAAACCGCGAGCTTTGCGACGAAGCTATTCGTTTAAAACGTGAACTCGCAAAAATTGAAATCTCTTTGCGCGAGAATCATATTAGCCGCTTGAACCGCGGGTTGGTTTCTTCTATCAATACAAGCTCAATTCACTTAGATCTTCTGAGTGAGTACCGCCGTTTTGCAAGCTTGCTGTGTAATCACGCTTACAATCAAAAAGGAAGTGCATCGTGA
- a CDS encoding hypothetical protein (COG3169 Uncharacterized protein conserved in bacteria) yields the protein MSFAFPIILLVFSNIFMTFAWYGHLKNHKDSALWLVILVSWGIAFFEYLLQVPANRLGSQHFTLPQLKIIQEVITMIVFAGFSLVYMKQPLKLDYLWAGLCLVGAVYFIFRTP from the coding sequence GTGAGTTTTGCTTTCCCCATTATTCTTTTGGTGTTTTCTAATATTTTTATGACCTTTGCGTGGTATGGACATCTTAAAAACCATAAGGATTCGGCGCTATGGCTTGTGATTCTTGTGAGCTGGGGAATTGCTTTCTTTGAATACCTCCTACAAGTTCCGGCCAATCGCTTGGGAAGCCAGCACTTCACCCTTCCGCAGTTAAAGATCATTCAGGAAGTCATCACTATGATCGTCTTTGCGGGATTTTCTTTGGTTTATATGAAGCAACCCCTCAAACTTGATTATCTCTGGGCAGGTCTTTGCCTTGTGGGGGCTGTTTATTTTATTTTTAGGACGCCATAA
- a CDS encoding succinoglycan biosynthesis regulator (COG0603 Predicted PP-loop superfamily ATPase), which produces MEAKKKVVVLLSAGLDSTVNIFETIKHGHKVVLALTFDYGQKAAKKEIEQSAKIAKHLNVPHKVVSLPWFKDFNSSLTQDSINIPTGSEVELENKGQPKSSVWVPNRNGIFLNIAAGYAEALGAGTVVPGFNREEAETFADNSREFLERSSKALELSTSNKVNVGCYTIHMNKPELVLLGQGLDIPWELTWPCYLSGDKWCGECESCQRARRAFAAARVDVSNLFKG; this is translated from the coding sequence ATGGAAGCAAAGAAAAAAGTGGTAGTTCTGCTTTCAGCGGGACTTGATTCGACAGTGAATATTTTTGAGACTATTAAGCATGGTCACAAAGTAGTTTTAGCTTTAACTTTTGATTATGGCCAGAAGGCCGCAAAAAAAGAAATCGAACAGTCGGCAAAGATTGCCAAGCATCTTAATGTTCCCCACAAAGTAGTTTCTCTTCCTTGGTTTAAGGATTTCAATTCATCACTAACTCAAGATTCTATAAACATTCCTACGGGGAGCGAAGTGGAACTTGAAAATAAAGGCCAGCCTAAAAGTTCGGTGTGGGTTCCGAATCGCAATGGTATTTTTCTAAACATTGCTGCCGGTTATGCTGAAGCTCTTGGTGCAGGGACAGTTGTTCCAGGTTTCAATCGGGAAGAAGCTGAGACCTTTGCTGATAACTCTCGAGAATTTCTAGAGCGATCAAGCAAAGCTTTAGAGCTTTCGACATCCAATAAAGTAAATGTTGGGTGCTATACGATTCACATGAATAAGCCGGAGCTCGTTCTTTTGGGGCAAGGTTTAGATATTCCTTGGGAGTTAACTTGGCCATGTTACTTATCCGGAGATAAGTGGTGCGGTGAGTGTGAGTCTTGTCAAAGAGCGCGTCGTGCCTTTGCAGCAGCTCGAGTTGATGTTTCCAATCTTTTTAAAGGTTAG